One genomic segment of Bacteroidales bacterium includes these proteins:
- the rplT gene encoding 50S ribosomal protein L20, producing the protein MPRSVNAVASRARRKKILKRTKGQFGSRKNVWTVAKNSYEKGQQYAYRDRRTKKRNFRALWIQRINAGVRMHGLSYSVFIGRLAKENIQLSRKVLADLAMNHPEAFKAVVDKVKA; encoded by the coding sequence ATGCCAAGATCAGTAAATGCAGTAGCATCGCGTGCCAGGCGGAAAAAAATCCTGAAACGCACAAAAGGACAGTTCGGATCACGTAAAAACGTTTGGACAGTTGCGAAAAACTCTTACGAGAAAGGCCAACAGTATGCCTATCGCGACCGTCGGACAAAAAAGAGGAATTTCAGAGCACTCTGGATTCAGCGTATCAACGCCGGAGTAAGGATGCACGGTTTGTCTTACTCAGTATTCATCGGAAGACTTGCCAAGGAAAACATACAGCTCAGCCGCAAGGTGCTGGCCGACCTGGCCATGAATCACCCCGAAGCTTTCAAAGCTGTGGTGGACAAAGTAAAAGCATAA
- a CDS encoding translation initiation factor IF-3: MATPLRSNFNRRPLQRKKENPHKINEEIKGPVVRLVGENVEQGIITVKEALDIAKELELDLVEISPAANPPVCKVLDYKKFLYDSKKKQKEIKAKTSKVVVKEIRLGPNTDDHDFNFKLNHAKKFLEEGAKVKVEVFFRGRTIVYKDKGELMLLRFAQEVEEVGKVEKLPLLEKKRMIMIIAPKKS, from the coding sequence ATAGCAACGCCTTTAAGAAGTAATTTTAACAGACGTCCTTTACAACGGAAGAAAGAGAATCCGCACAAAATCAATGAAGAGATCAAAGGACCGGTAGTCCGCCTTGTCGGTGAAAACGTTGAACAAGGTATCATCACCGTTAAAGAAGCGCTTGACATAGCCAAAGAATTGGAACTTGATCTTGTCGAAATTTCTCCGGCCGCCAATCCACCGGTATGTAAAGTGTTGGATTATAAGAAGTTTCTTTACGATTCAAAGAAAAAGCAAAAAGAGATCAAAGCCAAAACCTCGAAGGTAGTGGTAAAAGAAATCAGATTAGGTCCAAATACCGATGACCATGATTTTAACTTCAAGCTGAATCATGCTAAAAAATTCCTTGAAGAGGGAGCAAAGGTGAAAGTAGAGGTTTTTTTCAGAGGAAGGACCATTGTTTACAAAGATAAAGGTGAACTGATGTTGCTCAGATTTGCCCAGGAAGTGGAGGAAGTTGGTAAAGTTGAAAAATTGCCATTGCTCGAGAAGAAAAGAATGATCATGATCATTGCACCGAAAAAGAGTTAG
- a CDS encoding cryptochrome/photolyase family protein — protein sequence MKTLRLILGDQLSLIHSWFNTTDPEVLYVMMEIRPETDYVKHHIQKLLGVLGAMRQFADQLRTVGHNLVYLKLTEVDNLQLFGKNINAIILKNNIECFEYQEPDEYRVDQLLKSFCNELNITWKMVPSEHFLTSRYELKDFFGKKNYLMESFYREMRRRFNVLMENGQPIGGQWNFDANNRNRYDGRIPIPKPLKFDNDLTEVFRDMKISGVDSFGNADPSHFTYPINRKQALELVDYFDKNLLPHFGTYQDAMVKNSTSLFHARISFALNTKMISPLEVIRSAVETWQSRPDEIGLEQVEGYVRQILGWREYVRGVYWAKMPDYAKMNYFDHKNKLPEFYWTGDTRMNCLKHAIRQSLDKAYAHHIQRLMITGNFALLAQVHPDEVDAWYLGIYIDAFEWVELTNTRGMSQYADGGIMASKPYVSSANYINNMSDYCRSCFYDAKKRIGANACPFNSLYWNFFDRHQDKLRKNPRIGMAYRNLDKMNPEEKAALLEQAEKYLDTMNEL from the coding sequence TTGAAAACATTGCGATTAATTCTTGGTGATCAACTCAGCTTAATTCATTCATGGTTCAACACCACCGACCCTGAGGTGCTTTATGTGATGATGGAAATCAGACCTGAAACTGATTACGTTAAGCATCACATTCAAAAGCTTCTTGGAGTGCTTGGCGCCATGCGGCAATTTGCAGATCAGTTAAGAACTGTAGGGCATAATTTAGTCTATCTGAAGTTGACCGAGGTTGACAATTTGCAACTTTTCGGGAAAAACATCAATGCCATCATTCTAAAAAATAACATTGAATGTTTTGAGTACCAGGAGCCCGATGAGTACAGAGTTGATCAGCTGCTGAAGTCATTTTGCAACGAATTAAACATTACCTGGAAGATGGTACCATCTGAGCATTTTCTAACTTCGCGATATGAGTTGAAAGATTTTTTCGGTAAAAAAAATTACCTGATGGAAAGTTTCTATCGCGAAATGCGGCGCCGCTTCAATGTCCTGATGGAAAACGGTCAACCTATTGGTGGTCAGTGGAACTTTGATGCAAACAACCGCAATCGCTACGATGGTAGAATACCAATCCCAAAGCCCCTTAAATTTGATAATGATCTGACCGAAGTTTTTCGGGATATGAAGATATCTGGTGTTGATAGTTTCGGTAATGCCGATCCGTCGCACTTCACCTACCCGATAAACCGAAAACAGGCGCTGGAATTGGTGGATTATTTCGACAAGAACCTGCTTCCACATTTTGGCACTTACCAGGATGCTATGGTGAAAAATTCTACTTCCCTGTTCCATGCACGAATTTCTTTCGCATTGAATACAAAAATGATTAGCCCGCTCGAAGTGATAAGAAGTGCTGTTGAAACCTGGCAGTCCCGTCCTGATGAAATTGGACTGGAGCAGGTCGAAGGGTATGTCAGGCAGATCTTAGGATGGAGAGAATACGTTAGAGGTGTTTATTGGGCAAAAATGCCGGACTACGCTAAAATGAATTACTTTGATCATAAAAATAAGCTACCCGAATTTTACTGGACGGGCGATACCCGCATGAATTGCCTGAAACATGCCATTCGCCAGTCACTTGACAAAGCCTATGCACATCACATTCAGCGCCTGATGATAACCGGAAATTTTGCTCTTTTAGCTCAGGTTCATCCGGACGAAGTGGATGCCTGGTACCTTGGTATTTACATTGATGCTTTCGAATGGGTGGAGTTAACCAACACACGCGGCATGAGCCAGTATGCCGACGGAGGGATCATGGCTTCAAAACCTTATGTCAGTTCGGCCAATTACATCAATAACATGAGTGACTATTGTAGAAGTTGCTTTTATGATGCGAAGAAACGAATTGGCGCAAATGCCTGCCCCTTCAACAGCTTGTATTGGAATTTCTTTGACAGGCACCAGGACAAATTACGGAAAAATCCACGTATTGGCATGGCGTACCGAAACCTGGACAAGATGAATCCTGAGGAGAAAGCAGCACTTTTGGAGCAGGCTGAGAAATACCTCGATACAATGAATGAGTTGTAA
- the thrS gene encoding threonine--tRNA ligase, translating into MINITLPDNSVRQFQEGVTGLDIAKSISEGLARNVLAAEVNGDVWDATRPITSDAAIKLLTWENKEGKATMWHSSAHLMAEAIEALFPGAKFGIGPNIESGFYYDVDTGEQPVTEADLVAIENKMKELAKERHIYKRREVSKQEAIDYFSKKGDEYKLELISELEDGQITFYESGNFIDLCRGPHLPDTGFIKAIKLTSIAGAYWRGDEKRKQLTRIYGITFPKAKELEDYLVMLEEAKKRDHRRLGKELEIFTFSQKVGLGLPLWLPKGAELRERLESFLKKVQKEAGYQPVITPHIGNVELYRTSGHLQKYGQESFRPISTPIPGEEFFLKPMNCPHHCEIFNSKPHSYKDLPLRYAEFGTVYRYEQSGELHGLTRVRGFTQDDAHIFCTPDQVKSEFVGVIRIVMKIFKALDFKDFITQISLRDPNNREKYIGSDENWEKAERAILEVAEESGLETVIEHGEAAFYGPKMDFMVRDALGRRWQLGTIQVDYNLPERFELEYTGSDNEKHRPVMIHRAPFGSMERFVAVLIEHCAGKFPLWLAPVQAIILPISEKYHAYAENVLSLLASLDIRAEIDTRSEKAGKKIRDAELKRIPFMLIVGEKEETENTISVRKQGEGDMGSFTAESFANHISSEIKKLMAV; encoded by the coding sequence ATGATAAACATAACACTGCCGGATAATAGTGTTCGACAATTTCAGGAAGGTGTAACCGGGCTGGACATTGCTAAAAGTATCAGCGAAGGCCTTGCCAGAAACGTCCTCGCTGCTGAGGTAAATGGTGATGTGTGGGATGCCACCCGCCCCATTACCAGCGATGCTGCCATAAAATTGCTTACATGGGAAAACAAGGAGGGCAAAGCTACAATGTGGCATTCATCAGCCCACCTGATGGCCGAAGCCATCGAAGCATTGTTCCCTGGTGCCAAATTTGGTATCGGCCCAAACATCGAGAGCGGATTTTATTATGATGTTGACACGGGTGAGCAACCGGTTACAGAAGCTGATCTAGTTGCCATCGAAAATAAAATGAAGGAGTTGGCTAAAGAAAGGCACATTTACAAACGTCGTGAAGTATCAAAGCAGGAGGCAATAGATTATTTCAGTAAAAAAGGTGATGAATATAAACTGGAATTGATCAGCGAGTTGGAAGACGGTCAGATTACCTTTTATGAGTCAGGTAATTTTATTGACCTCTGCCGTGGACCCCATTTACCTGATACAGGCTTTATCAAAGCAATCAAATTAACCAGCATTGCCGGCGCTTACTGGCGGGGAGATGAGAAACGCAAGCAACTTACCCGCATCTACGGGATAACATTTCCAAAAGCCAAAGAACTTGAGGATTACCTGGTAATGCTCGAAGAGGCCAAAAAGCGTGACCATCGTCGTCTTGGAAAAGAATTAGAAATTTTTACTTTTTCCCAGAAAGTTGGACTTGGTTTACCTCTATGGTTGCCAAAGGGCGCTGAATTGAGAGAACGCCTTGAATCGTTCCTGAAAAAAGTTCAAAAAGAGGCCGGGTACCAGCCGGTAATCACTCCACATATTGGGAACGTTGAGCTTTACAGAACATCAGGTCATCTTCAGAAATATGGCCAGGAATCATTCAGACCGATTTCCACACCAATCCCGGGTGAGGAATTTTTCCTCAAGCCCATGAATTGCCCGCATCATTGCGAGATTTTTAATTCAAAACCTCATTCCTATAAAGACCTGCCTCTTCGTTATGCTGAGTTTGGTACTGTGTATCGGTACGAACAAAGTGGTGAGTTGCACGGACTTACAAGGGTTAGAGGATTTACCCAGGATGATGCGCACATCTTCTGCACTCCTGACCAGGTTAAATCCGAATTTGTTGGGGTAATCAGGATCGTAATGAAAATTTTCAAGGCATTGGATTTCAAGGATTTCATTACACAAATTTCATTGCGTGATCCGAATAACCGCGAAAAATACATTGGTTCCGACGAGAACTGGGAAAAAGCCGAACGAGCCATACTCGAAGTGGCAGAAGAGTCAGGGCTTGAAACAGTTATTGAGCATGGTGAAGCTGCATTTTATGGACCTAAAATGGATTTCATGGTACGTGATGCCCTGGGACGCAGATGGCAGCTTGGTACCATCCAGGTTGATTACAACCTTCCGGAACGATTCGAACTTGAATACACCGGAAGCGACAACGAAAAGCACCGCCCGGTGATGATTCACCGTGCACCCTTCGGATCAATGGAAAGGTTTGTTGCCGTGCTCATTGAGCATTGTGCAGGCAAATTTCCACTCTGGCTGGCGCCGGTTCAGGCCATCATCTTGCCAATCAGTGAAAAATATCATGCATATGCCGAAAACGTATTATCTTTGCTGGCCAGTTTGGATATTCGTGCTGAGATTGATACAAGAAGTGAAAAAGCCGGTAAGAAGATACGCGACGCCGAATTGAAACGTATTCCTTTCATGCTTATCGTTGGTGAAAAAGAAGAAACTGAAAATACAATTTCGGTAAGAAAGCAAGGGGAAGGCGACATGGGATCTTTCACAGCCGAGTCGTTTGCCAATCATATTAGCAGCGAAATAAAAAAACTGATGGCTGTATAG
- the rpmI gene encoding 50S ribosomal protein L35 has protein sequence MPKMKTKASAKKRFTFTGTGKIKRRHAYKSHILTKKSKKRKRNLGYFTIVDNADVKNVKAMLIK, from the coding sequence ATGCCAAAGATGAAGACAAAGGCCAGTGCAAAAAAACGCTTTACGTTTACAGGCACAGGCAAAATCAAGAGAAGACACGCTTACAAAAGTCACATTTTGACCAAAAAGTCGAAAAAGCGCAAACGCAACCTTGGTTATTTTACCATTGTTGACAACGCAGATGTGAAAAATGTTAAAGCCATGCTTATCAAGTAA